In Chitinibacter sp. SCUT-21, a single genomic region encodes these proteins:
- a CDS encoding UvrD-helicase domain-containing protein, translating to MSHPLTAKLNPEQAAAVELPAEHALILAGAGSGKTRVLTTRIAWLLSTGQISPSGLMAVTFTNKSAKEMMSRITGMLPLNPRGLWVGTFHGLCNRMLRLHHRDAGLPETFPILDTQEQLAAIKRVLKLLNLDDDKFPPRTIQHYINGHKENGRRAGDVDAWDDYSRHLRIAYEEYEKQCNREGVADFSELLLRCYELLSHNAAIRAHYQQRFAHILVDEFQDTNRLQYAWLRLLAGDKGAIFAVGDDDQSIYAFRGANVGNMQDFQRDYAVKHVIRLEQNYRSHGNILDAANAVIANNKQRLGKQLWTEASTGEPIRVFEGASDFEESQFIVEEAQTLIREGMPPSEVAILYRSNAQSRIIEHALFSAGVPYRVYGGLRFFERQEIKHALAYLRLIANPSDDNALLRVINFPTRGIGARSVESVQEKARLEGSTLWQAACGVGGRSAASIGKFVHMIEAMRNQADGLPMTEIVDMMLDLSGLLEHYRNEKDGEERVANLEELINAAATFQVEEDQNPLIAFLSHASLEAGDHQAGAHEEALQLMTVHAAKGLEFKAVFLSGLEEGLFPHDNSANDPQGIEEERRLMYVAITRARERLYLTLAQSRMLHGQTRYGVASRFMDEIPQNLMKFLNRGYAPSSYSSGNSYSGNSSYAAPAVNKSTPEHGLGIGTQVEHHKFGRGIVTDHEGGASGNVQVNFELHGSKWLAVAYAKLTVI from the coding sequence ATGTCACACCCATTAACTGCCAAACTCAATCCAGAACAAGCTGCTGCCGTTGAATTACCCGCAGAGCATGCGCTTATTTTAGCGGGAGCGGGCAGTGGTAAAACACGGGTATTAACAACACGAATTGCATGGTTATTATCGACGGGGCAGATTAGTCCTTCGGGATTAATGGCGGTGACATTTACGAATAAGTCCGCCAAAGAAATGATGTCGCGGATTACCGGTATGTTGCCATTAAACCCACGCGGTTTATGGGTGGGTACTTTTCACGGTTTATGTAATCGAATGTTACGTTTGCATCATCGTGATGCCGGATTGCCAGAAACGTTTCCAATTTTAGATACACAAGAGCAATTAGCTGCGATTAAACGAGTATTAAAACTACTTAATTTAGACGACGACAAATTTCCGCCGCGCACAATACAGCATTACATCAATGGGCATAAAGAGAATGGCCGCCGAGCGGGTGATGTTGATGCATGGGATGATTATTCTCGCCATTTGCGAATTGCATATGAAGAATACGAAAAACAATGTAATCGCGAAGGCGTGGCTGATTTTTCAGAATTGCTGCTGCGCTGTTATGAATTGCTTAGCCATAATGCAGCGATACGCGCACATTATCAGCAACGATTTGCGCATATTTTGGTCGATGAGTTTCAAGATACTAATCGCTTGCAATACGCATGGTTGCGATTATTGGCCGGGGATAAAGGCGCGATCTTCGCCGTGGGTGACGATGATCAATCGATTTACGCTTTCCGTGGCGCGAACGTTGGCAATATGCAGGATTTTCAACGCGATTACGCGGTCAAGCACGTGATTCGCTTGGAGCAAAACTATCGCAGCCACGGCAATATCTTAGATGCAGCCAATGCGGTGATTGCCAATAATAAGCAGCGCTTAGGCAAGCAATTATGGACCGAAGCCAGCACCGGTGAGCCGATTCGCGTGTTTGAAGGTGCGAGTGATTTTGAAGAATCGCAGTTTATCGTCGAAGAGGCGCAAACCTTAATCCGCGAAGGCATGCCGCCTTCTGAGGTCGCCATTTTGTACCGCAGCAATGCGCAATCGCGCATTATCGAGCACGCGCTGTTTAGCGCTGGCGTGCCGTACCGAGTGTATGGCGGTTTGCGCTTTTTTGAGCGCCAAGAGATCAAGCACGCGCTGGCCTATTTGCGCCTGATCGCTAATCCGTCGGACGATAATGCTTTGCTGCGCGTGATTAATTTCCCAACCCGTGGCATTGGCGCGCGTTCGGTCGAAAGTGTGCAAGAAAAAGCGCGTTTAGAAGGTTCTACACTGTGGCAAGCGGCGTGCGGTGTGGGTGGGCGCAGCGCCGCGTCGATTGGCAAGTTTGTGCATATGATCGAAGCGATGCGCAATCAGGCCGATGGCCTGCCGATGACCGAAATCGTCGACATGATGCTCGACTTATCGGGTTTGCTCGAGCACTACCGCAATGAAAAAGATGGCGAAGAGCGCGTTGCCAACTTGGAAGAATTGATCAACGCAGCAGCCACCTTCCAAGTCGAAGAAGATCAAAACCCACTGATCGCGTTTTTATCGCACGCCAGCCTTGAGGCGGGCGACCATCAAGCAGGAGCGCACGAAGAAGCGCTGCAGTTGATGACGGTACACGCGGCCAAAGGCTTGGAATTTAAAGCGGTGTTTTTATCTGGCCTCGAAGAAGGCTTATTCCCACACGACAATAGCGCCAACGATCCGCAAGGCATCGAGGAAGAGCGTCGCCTGATGTATGTGGCGATTACGCGCGCACGCGAACGCCTGTATCTGACTTTGGCACAAAGCCGCATGCTGCATGGTCAAACACGTTACGGCGTAGCCAGCCGCTTTATGGATGAAATTCCGCAAAATTTGATGAAATTTTTAAACCGTGGTTATGCGCCAAGTAGCTACAGCTCGGGTAATAGCTATAGTGGCAATAGTAGCTACGCCGCGCCAGCGGTCAATAAATCCACGCCTGAGCATGGTTTGGGGATCGGAACACAAGTTGAGCACCATAAATTTGGTCGCGGCATTGTGACCGACCACGAAGGTGGCGCTAGCGGCAATGTGCAGGTGAATTTTGAGCTGCATGGCAGTAAATGGCTGGCGGTGGCGTATGCCAAGCTCACAGTGATCTAA
- a CDS encoding efflux RND transporter permease subunit, with amino-acid sequence MTKPSESFNLSAWALKHQSLVLYLMAVLSLAGILAYTQLGQKEDPEFTFKAMVVRSFWPGASASEVEQQVTDKLEEALQGIAYIDYTKSYSRAGESLITIMLYEHVRAKEVNDAWYQVRKRLNDTKGKLPQGVAGPFFNDEFGETYGSLYAFTADGFSSAELKEYVEKVRTELLRIRDINKATLIGAQDEKIYVQYSSAKLATMGVTPFQINQVLAATNTMSPAGVVEGQDERVFLRVTGGFDAIDTIKNTPVTINDRTFKVGDVADVFRANINPATSKMRFALQGNTGQEAIGLGISMKQGGNVLAMGKQIDATLEKMKRDLPIGIEFHAVSDQPAVVKNAVHIFMKSLLEAVVIVLAVSFLSLGWRTGIVVALSIPLVLALTFLFMKVFNLELQRISLGALVIALGLLVDDAIIAVEMMALKLEEGWDKFRAATFAYTSTAFPMLTGTLITAAGFLPVGLAKSNAGEYTFSIFAVVGLALILSWVVAVLFTPYLGYHLLPENLKPHGSHDAHSGKFYTRFRRAVTWCITYRKTTIALTAGAFVASVLLFAVAVPKQFFPASSRPELMVDLWLPYTASYEATEREVKKIEAIMLKDPDVVSVTSYVGVGSPRYYMPLDEQMPNLNFGQLTVMTKDEHVRENVLKRIKTLFANDFASVRGRVTRLENGPPVGYPVQFRIIGDDQKKLKEIAELVAEPMRAHPNLRQVHTDWGEKVKVVRLNIDQDKLRQLGLTSQQLSQTLQMAVSGVTATQLREDNLLIDVVSRLEDAERTQLDFLENLPIALPNGRSVPLAQIAKLSIENEESIIWRRNRVPALTVRADVSGAQAPDVSMALLPKMKEIEAKLPVGYHIEAGGTLEASKISQDSIAAVMPLMLIVVMTLLMLQLQSIQRMLMVLLTAPLGMIGVTLALLLFQAPFGFVATLGVIALSGMIMRNSVILMDQIEQDIAAGVTPWDAVIDSAVRRFRPIMLTALAAILAMIPLTRDTFWGPMAIAIMGGLFVATVLTLLFLPALYAAWFRLKPSN; translated from the coding sequence ATGACTAAGCCGAGCGAGTCTTTTAATTTATCGGCGTGGGCACTTAAGCACCAATCGCTGGTGCTGTATCTGATGGCGGTGCTGTCGCTGGCTGGGATTTTGGCCTACACGCAGCTGGGGCAAAAAGAAGACCCAGAATTTACTTTTAAAGCGATGGTCGTGCGCTCGTTCTGGCCCGGTGCTTCAGCAAGCGAAGTCGAGCAACAAGTCACCGATAAGCTCGAAGAAGCGCTGCAGGGCATTGCGTATATTGATTACACCAAAAGCTATTCTCGTGCGGGCGAATCGCTGATCACGATTATGCTGTACGAGCATGTGCGCGCCAAAGAGGTGAACGACGCTTGGTATCAAGTCCGCAAACGCTTGAACGACACCAAAGGTAAGTTGCCGCAAGGCGTGGCGGGGCCATTTTTTAACGATGAATTTGGCGAAACCTATGGCAGCTTGTATGCGTTTACCGCCGATGGTTTTAGCTCGGCAGAACTCAAAGAATACGTTGAAAAAGTACGTACCGAGCTGCTGCGCATTCGCGATATCAATAAAGCCACGTTGATTGGCGCGCAAGATGAAAAAATCTACGTGCAATACAGTAGCGCCAAGCTCGCAACGATGGGCGTGACGCCGTTTCAAATCAACCAAGTGCTGGCGGCGACCAATACGATGAGTCCCGCTGGGGTCGTGGAGGGGCAGGATGAGCGTGTGTTTTTGCGCGTGACCGGTGGCTTTGATGCTATCGATACGATTAAGAATACGCCAGTTACGATCAACGATCGCACCTTCAAAGTCGGCGATGTGGCCGATGTGTTTCGCGCCAATATCAACCCGGCAACGAGCAAAATGCGCTTTGCCTTGCAGGGCAATACTGGGCAAGAAGCGATTGGGCTTGGTATTTCAATGAAGCAGGGCGGCAATGTGCTGGCGATGGGTAAGCAGATTGATGCCACGCTGGAAAAAATGAAACGCGATTTGCCGATTGGTATCGAGTTTCACGCGGTATCCGATCAGCCTGCAGTGGTGAAAAACGCTGTGCATATTTTTATGAAATCGCTGCTCGAAGCGGTGGTGATTGTCTTGGCGGTGAGCTTTCTATCGCTGGGCTGGCGCACGGGCATAGTGGTGGCCTTGTCGATTCCGCTGGTGTTGGCACTGACTTTCTTATTTATGAAAGTGTTTAATCTGGAATTGCAGCGCATTTCGCTTGGCGCTTTGGTGATTGCCTTGGGGTTGCTAGTTGACGACGCGATCATCGCAGTTGAGATGATGGCGCTGAAACTCGAAGAAGGTTGGGATAAATTTCGTGCCGCAACCTTTGCCTATACCTCGACAGCGTTTCCTATGCTAACGGGTACGCTCATTACTGCGGCGGGGTTTCTGCCGGTAGGTCTTGCTAAATCGAATGCCGGTGAATATACCTTCTCAATTTTTGCTGTAGTGGGTTTGGCGCTGATTCTGTCGTGGGTCGTTGCGGTCTTGTTTACGCCGTATCTGGGCTATCACCTGTTGCCAGAAAATCTGAAGCCGCATGGTTCGCACGATGCGCATTCTGGGAAGTTTTATACCCGTTTTCGCCGCGCAGTCACGTGGTGCATTACCTACCGCAAAACGACGATTGCACTGACTGCTGGGGCGTTTGTGGCGTCGGTGCTGCTGTTTGCGGTGGCGGTGCCCAAGCAGTTTTTCCCCGCGTCCAGCCGGCCAGAGTTAATGGTTGATCTGTGGTTACCGTATACCGCATCGTATGAAGCGACCGAGCGCGAGGTGAAAAAGATCGAAGCGATCATGCTGAAAGACCCAGATGTAGTCTCGGTGACAAGCTACGTTGGTGTCGGTTCGCCGCGTTACTACATGCCGCTCGATGAGCAAATGCCGAATTTGAATTTTGGCCAGCTCACGGTGATGACCAAGGATGAACACGTTCGCGAGAATGTATTAAAGCGAATTAAAACGCTGTTTGCCAATGATTTTGCTAGCGTGCGAGGTCGGGTGACACGGCTGGAAAACGGCCCACCGGTGGGTTACCCAGTGCAGTTTCGCATTATTGGCGACGACCAGAAAAAACTAAAAGAAATCGCCGAACTGGTGGCCGAGCCGATGCGTGCGCATCCTAACTTGCGTCAAGTGCATACCGACTGGGGCGAGAAGGTCAAAGTCGTACGTCTGAATATTGATCAGGATAAATTGCGCCAATTGGGGCTAACCAGCCAGCAATTATCGCAAACGCTACAAATGGCCGTGTCGGGTGTCACTGCGACGCAATTGCGCGAAGATAATTTGCTCATCGATGTGGTTAGCCGGCTCGAAGACGCCGAGCGCACGCAGCTCGACTTTTTGGAAAACTTGCCCATTGCCTTACCAAACGGGCGTAGTGTGCCATTGGCGCAGATCGCCAAGTTATCGATCGAAAACGAGGAAAGCATTATCTGGCGGCGTAATCGCGTTCCTGCACTGACGGTCAGAGCCGACGTCAGCGGTGCGCAAGCCCCTGATGTGTCGATGGCTTTACTACCGAAAATGAAAGAGATCGAAGCTAAGCTGCCCGTGGGGTATCACATCGAAGCGGGCGGCACATTGGAAGCATCGAAGATTAGCCAAGATTCGATTGCTGCGGTGATGCCCTTAATGCTGATTGTGGTGATGACTTTATTGATGCTGCAATTGCAAAGTATTCAGCGTATGTTGATGGTATTGCTGACCGCGCCGCTTGGCATGATTGGTGTCACGCTGGCTTTGTTATTGTTTCAAGCGCCATTCGGTTTTGTTGCCACGCTGGGGGTAATTGCGCTATCGGGCATGATTATGCGCAATTCAGTGATTTTAATGGATCAAATCGAGCAAGATATTGCCGCGGGCGTTACGCCATGGGATGCCGTCATCGATTCGGCGGTACGACGTTTTAGGCCGATTATGCTGACGGCGCTGGCGGCGATTTTGGCGATGATTCCACTGACGCGCGATACCTTTTGGGGGCCGATGGCGATTGCAATTATGGGCGGCTTATTTGTGGCCACGGTGCTGACACTGTTGTTTTTGCCTGCACTGTATGCCGCATGGTTCCGCTTGAAGCCTAGCAATTAA
- a CDS encoding TetR/AcrR family transcriptional regulator, whose product MNCPIKRWTRRKEARPQEILAAALCLFVEKGYAATKIEDIARAAGVTRGTPYLYFANKEEIFKAVISELLLPQIAQGDEIVNGWQGSARDLFIELMRFWWGQMRNPQLSALPKLMLAEGGNFPDVLELYREGYVQSGNALIRRVLQLGIDQGEFTPCDLDYAVHVVCSPVIMALISQHSLNCLPPDYDPERYLQTILDILLTGLMHRKG is encoded by the coding sequence ATGAATTGCCCGATCAAGCGCTGGACTCGCCGCAAAGAAGCACGGCCACAGGAAATACTGGCAGCCGCATTATGTTTGTTTGTCGAAAAAGGCTATGCCGCAACCAAGATTGAAGACATCGCGCGTGCCGCAGGGGTGACGCGCGGCACGCCGTATTTGTACTTTGCTAATAAAGAAGAAATTTTCAAAGCGGTGATCAGCGAGCTATTGCTGCCGCAAATCGCGCAAGGCGACGAAATTGTCAACGGCTGGCAAGGCTCGGCGCGTGATTTATTTATCGAGTTGATGCGTTTTTGGTGGGGACAAATGCGTAACCCGCAGCTTTCCGCATTGCCTAAACTCATGCTCGCCGAAGGCGGTAATTTTCCTGATGTATTGGAGCTGTATCGTGAAGGCTATGTGCAATCAGGCAACGCGCTGATTCGCCGTGTGCTGCAACTGGGTATCGACCAAGGCGAATTTACGCCCTGTGATTTGGATTACGCAGTCCATGTGGTGTGTTCGCCCGTCATTATGGCCCTGATCTCGCAGCACTCTTTGAACTGTTTACCCCCCGATTATGATCCGGAACGTTATTTACAAACGATTTTGGATATTTTGTTAACCGGACTTATGCACCGCAAAGGCTAA
- a CDS encoding H-NS histone family protein — MDLSNFDYQQLVELRAQVDVELVRRKEQEKARILSQLQSAAAASGFTVAELLGEVSGGKKGSKKPVKAQYANPSDPSQTWTGRGRKPQWVHDALANGATLDSIRI; from the coding sequence ATGGATTTATCAAACTTCGATTATCAGCAATTGGTTGAACTACGCGCTCAAGTTGACGTTGAGTTGGTGCGTCGTAAAGAGCAAGAAAAAGCACGTATCTTGAGCCAATTGCAAAGCGCAGCAGCTGCAAGCGGTTTCACTGTGGCTGAATTGCTTGGTGAAGTATCAGGCGGCAAAAAAGGCAGCAAAAAGCCAGTTAAAGCACAATACGCTAATCCAAGCGATCCAAGCCAAACTTGGACTGGCCGTGGCCGTAAACCACAGTGGGTACACGATGCATTGGCAAATGGCGCTACTTTGGACAGTATTCGTATCTAA
- a CDS encoding efflux RND transporter periplasmic adaptor subunit produces MKLLTIVALLGAFTLVGCQKPVETVQDIRPVRTMTVGALHASSIGEVYSGEVKARHIVPMGFRIGGKINARPINVGDVVNKGQVLATLDPSDVRLTADAARAQFESSKAQLAQAELDYQRGKELLAQKFISQAEVDKRFTLLTAARQTFEQARSQSQLAQNQSNYAQLIADQSGIVTATLAEPGSVVAAGQAVLQLAKDGDREAVIDVPENKVKAWREGQKVTVSLWAGEQSDFEGVIREVAPAADALTRTYRVKVTLPKSDNIKLGMTLQVKQQADQKEILAGVSLPLPALFGKEQAQRVWLVSNIKGEQGVVKSIPVSIVGVAGSTVKVSGVQAGQVVVTAGANLLREGQQVRVLAGASHD; encoded by the coding sequence ATGAAACTCCTTACTATCGTCGCGCTTTTGGGCGCATTTACCTTGGTTGGCTGCCAAAAACCAGTAGAAACTGTGCAAGATATTCGTCCGGTGCGAACGATGACGGTGGGGGCGCTACACGCGAGTTCCATTGGTGAAGTCTATAGCGGTGAAGTCAAAGCCCGCCATATTGTGCCGATGGGCTTTCGCATCGGCGGCAAGATTAATGCGCGCCCGATTAATGTGGGCGATGTGGTCAATAAAGGCCAAGTCTTAGCGACGCTAGATCCGAGCGACGTGCGCCTGACCGCCGATGCCGCGCGCGCGCAGTTTGAATCGAGCAAGGCGCAATTGGCGCAAGCTGAGCTCGATTACCAGCGTGGCAAAGAGTTGCTCGCGCAAAAATTCATTAGCCAAGCCGAAGTTGATAAACGCTTTACGCTGCTCACCGCGGCCAGACAAACCTTTGAGCAAGCGCGCTCGCAATCGCAATTGGCGCAAAATCAAAGTAATTACGCGCAACTCATTGCTGATCAATCAGGCATTGTCACCGCCACCTTGGCCGAGCCCGGCTCTGTCGTCGCGGCAGGGCAAGCCGTATTGCAGTTGGCGAAAGATGGCGATCGTGAAGCGGTGATCGATGTGCCGGAAAACAAAGTCAAAGCCTGGCGCGAAGGCCAAAAGGTGACCGTATCGCTGTGGGCGGGTGAGCAAAGTGATTTTGAAGGCGTGATCCGTGAAGTGGCGCCAGCGGCTGACGCACTCACTCGCACCTATCGCGTTAAAGTGACTTTACCAAAATCGGACAATATCAAGCTGGGTATGACTCTGCAGGTAAAACAGCAAGCTGATCAGAAAGAGATACTTGCAGGTGTATCTTTGCCTTTGCCCGCTTTGTTTGGTAAAGAGCAAGCGCAGCGCGTTTGGCTGGTGAGCAATATCAAGGGCGAGCAAGGCGTGGTGAAAAGCATTCCGGTGAGCATTGTTGGCGTAGCTGGCTCAACGGTGAAAGTGAGCGGCGTACAAGCGGGCCAAGTGGTTGTCACTGCGGGTGCCAATTTGCTGCGCGAAGGCCAGCAAGTGCGCGTGTTGGCGGGGGCGAGCCATGACTAA
- a CDS encoding TolC family outer membrane protein, which produces MKLKSSLMGLSLLCLYAQSGAADLLQSWQAASKYDAQISAARNAQIAGQEKAEQGQALLLPKITLNGSTAYSQTEYQPGRSGLPDTKGDGESYGYSISAAQPIYRAEAFAAADQLKKQTDLANLQYRLAEQDLILRVAKTYFELIAAQEKVQLVQAQKQAVAEQLAFAKKSFEVGVATITDTDEAQASFDSILAAEILAQNDLAVKASAYTLLTGLDAKQLASIGDQHQPTAPVPNDLAAWLEKSQANSLSNTGQQLALDIATREIDKYKALSAPTLDLVASYGNDWTGSGLSRSGATDQSNAGAIKLQLSIPIYTGGDRSSRLREAAAKKDQQRDTVEATRRDVEQSTKQAFLGVNAGAAQIRALQQVLKSSESLLASSKLGREVGVRTTIDVLNAEQKYYATRYDLVVARYTYLYARLLLAAAAGELAEKDLIAVNEWLVKNN; this is translated from the coding sequence ATGAAATTAAAATCAAGCTTAATGGGTTTGAGTTTGCTGTGCCTGTATGCGCAAAGTGGTGCGGCAGATTTACTGCAATCGTGGCAAGCGGCATCTAAATATGATGCACAAATATCCGCTGCCCGTAATGCGCAAATCGCTGGACAAGAAAAAGCCGAACAAGGGCAGGCTTTATTACTCCCCAAAATCACGCTCAATGGCAGCACCGCATATTCGCAAACAGAATATCAACCGGGGCGTAGTGGTTTGCCCGATACAAAAGGCGATGGCGAAAGCTATGGATATTCGATTTCAGCTGCGCAGCCGATCTACCGCGCCGAAGCTTTTGCTGCCGCCGATCAATTAAAGAAACAAACGGATTTAGCGAATCTGCAATATCGGCTGGCGGAGCAAGATTTAATCTTGCGCGTAGCAAAAACCTATTTTGAGTTGATTGCAGCGCAAGAAAAAGTGCAATTGGTTCAGGCGCAAAAACAAGCAGTGGCCGAGCAATTGGCTTTTGCGAAAAAATCATTCGAAGTGGGTGTGGCGACGATCACCGATACCGATGAAGCACAGGCGAGTTTTGATAGCATTTTGGCGGCAGAAATTTTGGCGCAAAATGATTTAGCGGTGAAGGCGAGTGCTTATACGCTATTAACTGGGCTAGATGCAAAGCAATTGGCCAGCATTGGTGATCAACATCAGCCAACCGCTCCTGTTCCAAATGATTTAGCCGCTTGGCTAGAAAAATCTCAGGCGAATAGTTTAAGCAATACGGGTCAACAATTGGCCTTAGATATTGCGACACGTGAAATAGACAAATATAAGGCTTTGAGTGCCCCAACCTTAGATTTAGTGGCCAGCTATGGCAATGATTGGACGGGAAGTGGATTATCGCGTTCGGGGGCGACGGATCAAAGCAATGCTGGTGCCATTAAATTGCAATTATCAATTCCAATTTATACCGGTGGCGATCGCTCTTCTCGGTTGCGTGAAGCGGCTGCAAAAAAAGATCAGCAGCGCGATACGGTCGAGGCGACTCGGCGCGATGTTGAGCAATCTACGAAACAAGCATTTTTAGGTGTTAACGCTGGAGCTGCGCAAATTCGTGCTTTACAGCAAGTTTTAAAGTCGAGTGAAAGTCTACTGGCTTCAAGTAAATTAGGCCGTGAAGTAGGGGTAAGAACAACGATCGATGTCTTGAATGCCGAACAGAAATATTATGCCACGCGATATGATTTAGTCGTGGCGCGTTACACCTATCTTTATGCTCGATTACTACTCGCGGCGGCCGCTGGCGAATTGGCAGAAAAAGACCTAATTGCTGTGAACGAATGGTTGGTAAAAAATAATTAA
- the argB gene encoding acetylglutamate kinase, whose amino-acid sequence MNDITAQTKAEILSEALPYIQRFFDKTIVIKYGGNAMIDEELKDGFASDVVLLKLVGMNPVVVHGGGPQINDLLDRIGKKGEFIQGMRVTDAETMDVVEMVLGGHVNKEIVSLINKHGGKAIGLTGQDSHFIRARKMMLKNEAGEETVDIGQVGEIDKIDPAIVQHLDAADFIPVIAPIGVDATGESLNINADLVAGKLAEVLKAEKLILMTNTPGVLDKEGTLLTKLTAKRIDELFADGTISGGMLPKIGSALDAAKSGVNSVHIIDGRVKHALLLEVLTEQGVGTMIRAK is encoded by the coding sequence ATGAACGACATCACCGCCCAAACCAAAGCCGAAATTCTGTCTGAAGCGCTACCCTATATTCAGCGCTTTTTTGATAAAACCATCGTGATCAAATACGGCGGCAATGCCATGATCGATGAAGAGTTAAAAGACGGCTTTGCATCCGACGTGGTACTGCTGAAATTAGTCGGCATGAACCCAGTCGTGGTTCACGGTGGTGGCCCACAAATCAATGATTTGCTCGATCGGATTGGTAAAAAAGGCGAGTTCATTCAGGGCATGCGCGTGACTGACGCGGAAACCATGGACGTGGTTGAAATGGTATTGGGCGGCCACGTTAATAAAGAAATCGTGTCACTGATCAATAAGCATGGCGGCAAAGCGATTGGTTTAACCGGTCAAGACAGTCACTTCATTCGTGCCCGTAAAATGATGTTGAAAAACGAAGCAGGCGAAGAAACGGTCGATATCGGCCAAGTCGGCGAAATCGACAAAATCGACCCAGCCATCGTGCAGCACTTGGATGCCGCCGATTTTATCCCCGTGATCGCACCGATTGGCGTTGATGCAACGGGCGAAAGCTTAAATATCAATGCCGACCTCGTTGCAGGCAAACTTGCTGAAGTATTGAAAGCCGAGAAATTAATTCTGATGACCAATACCCCAGGCGTATTGGATAAAGAAGGTACTTTGCTGACAAAACTGACCGCTAAACGCATTGATGAATTGTTTGCCGACGGTACGATTTCTGGGGGCATGCTGCCAAAAATTGGCTCGGCACTCGACGCGGCAAAAAGCGGCGTGAATTCAGTACACATTATTGATGGCCGCGTTAAACACGCGCTCTTGCTGGAAGTTTTAACCGAGCAAGGTGTGGGTACGATGATTCGCGCGAAGTAA